Below is a window of Fulvitalea axinellae DNA.
AAGATACCCACGAACGGCGACCAGCTAATCCACCACGACCAGTAGAACACGGTCCAGGAGTTTTGCCAGTTTTTTTCGGCGCCTACGCCGTTGTATGAATTCGTCCAGAAACTCAGGTCGAAGAACTCGTAAATGTAGTGTCCTATATTTTGTACAAATGATTTGAGAATAAAGATGGTCGGACCTACCAGCAGTACGAAGATCATCAGGAAAAAGGCCAGGCGCATGTTCCATTCGCTAAGCATCCGGATGCCCTTGTCAAGCCCCAGTACGAGCGATAACGTCGCCAACATGGTGATAAACACGATTAGGGCGACCTGTACGCCGGTAGTGATTTCGATACTGAAAAGGTGCGCGAGCCCGGCGTTGATTTGCTGTACGCCCAAGCCCAGGGAGGTGGCTAAGCCGAAAAGCGTGGCCACGACGGAAATGGCGTCGATAGCGTCGCCTATTGGGCCGTAGATTTTTTCCTTGAATAGCGGATAAAAGATCGACCTGATAGTCAGTGGCAGTTTTTTGTTATAGGTAAAGAAGGCCAAAGCAAGGCCCACGATGGCGTACAAAGCCCAAGGATGGACGCCCCAGTGCAGAAACGTAATGCCCATGGCGGACTTGGCCGCCGCTACGGCATCTTGCGAGTCGGTAAGGAAAGGGTTACTGCCGAAGTGGAATATCGGCTCGGCTACGCTCCAGAAAAGCAAGCCTATGCCCATGCCGGCGCTGAACAGCATGGCGAACCAACTTTTACGGCTGAAGGCCGGTTTGGCGTTGCGCCCCCCGATGCGGATGGAGCCGAATTTTCCGAATCCGACCGATAACGTGAAGATCAGGATGCCGTTTACCAACAGAATATAAAACCATCCGACTTTGTCGGATACCGTGTCCTGAATATGTTTGAACCACTGTTCGATGGGTTTGCCCACGATCAGAGTGGCTAATACCAATATTAATACGACTGAGAGTGAAGCTACCGTAACGGGGCCGTTGGCTTGCATGCCGAAGAAGGTCCGTTGGTCGCTTCTGATATGTTTTTTGCTCATAACAAGATTTTTTGGAGCGGTTAGCGCATAATAAGGCTAGGTGCCATGTAAAATTCGGGCACAACAAAAGCCTGTAAGCTTTGGAGAGGAAAGCTTGTCGC
It encodes the following:
- a CDS encoding BCCT family transporter, encoding MSKKHIRSDQRTFFGMQANGPVTVASLSVVLILVLATLIVGKPIEQWFKHIQDTVSDKVGWFYILLVNGILIFTLSVGFGKFGSIRIGGRNAKPAFSRKSWFAMLFSAGMGIGLLFWSVAEPIFHFGSNPFLTDSQDAVAAAKSAMGITFLHWGVHPWALYAIVGLALAFFTYNKKLPLTIRSIFYPLFKEKIYGPIGDAIDAISVVATLFGLATSLGLGVQQINAGLAHLFSIEITTGVQVALIVFITMLATLSLVLGLDKGIRMLSEWNMRLAFFLMIFVLLVGPTIFILKSFVQNIGHYIYEFFDLSFWTNSYNGVGAEKNWQNSWTVFYWSWWISWSPFVGIFIARISKGRTVKEFVLGVMLVPTLLTFLWLTIFGGSAIYLELMGDHSITNAVNENVATAIYQLLERFPASSFSSIVTVILVASFFVTSSDSGSFVVDMLTSGGRHDSPKSQKIFWASMEGLVASVLLIGGGLTALQTASILTGLPFAAVLVVMCFSFYKSLSDYYKKEQKKLKKERQRSGEDLSA